From a single Populus nigra chromosome 18, ddPopNigr1.1, whole genome shotgun sequence genomic region:
- the LOC133677786 gene encoding CASP-like protein 1F2 — translation MADIETKSSQNQPLKTQKIFIGAQIFLRIVVIAASFTSTWLMLTNKQTIDIGGFVLDANYSYSPEFKFLSYANIVVGAFSFLSLLFLVLVGRRSSNPTYYFILFLHDLALMSLVLGGCAAATVIGSLGKYGNSHTGWMQICDHFGKFCKRATTSVAFSYFSLACLLILTITSASKSRQIQV, via the exons ATGGCAGACATTGAGACCAAGTCCTCCCAAAACCAGCCtttgaaaactcaaaaaattttcATTGGAGCCCAAATCTTCCTGAGAATTGTGGTAATTGCTGCCTCATTTACTTCAACATGGCTTATGCTCACCAACAAGCAAACCATCGACATTGGAGGATTTGTACTGGACGCAAATTATAGCTACTCTCCAGAATTCAA GTTTCTTTCTTACGCAAACATTGTTGTTGGTGCCTTCTCTTTCCTGTCTTTAttgtttcttgttcttgttggtCGTCGAAGCTCCAATCCTACCTACTATTTCATCTTATTCCTTCATGATTTG GCTCTGATGTCTTTGGTCCTTGGTGGATGTGCTGCTGCGACTGTAATAGGTTCCTTGGGGAAGTATGGGAATAGCCACACTGGTTGGATGCAAATCTGTGATCACTTTGGAAAATTCTGTAAGAGAGCAACAACTTCTGTGGCTTTCTCTTACTTCTCCTTGGCTTGCTTGTTGATTCTTACAATCACCTCTGCAAGCAAATCCAGGCAAATTCAAGTTTAG